A genome region from Triticum aestivum cultivar Chinese Spring chromosome 2B, IWGSC CS RefSeq v2.1, whole genome shotgun sequence includes the following:
- the LOC123046202 gene encoding glycine-rich protein 5 encodes MDAPRGTPPGRPRAPPPGWIGDSGSGQGSGPDGSWRYGWEWASGPGGGWGYGHSSEQSPGSAAFGFGYGSGSGGGGGGRGGSGRGGFGFGRFGGHAGGFGWGVGPGGHAGGWGAGGGAFGGDHGGWGARAGFRGGSQRPPSGGRGGGN; translated from the coding sequence ATGGACGCACCGAGGGGTACCCCGCCGGGGCGGCCACGGGCACCGCCGCCCGGATGGATCGGCGATTCTGGGTCCGGGCAGGGCTCCGGCCCCGACGGCTCCTGGAGGTATGGCTGGGAGTGGGCTTCAGGGCCTGGAGGCGGCTGGGGCTACGGCCACAGCTCAGAGCAGAGCCCAGGCAGCGCCGCGTTTGGGTTCGGCTACGGCAGCggcagtggtggtggaggaggaggcagagggggGAGCGGACGTGGAGGCTTCGGGTTCGGCAGGTTCGGCGGCCACGCCGGCGGGTTCGGCTGGGGTGTCGGGCCCGGCGGCCATGCTGGCGGCTGGGGAGCAGGCGGTGGGGCCTTTGGAGGCGACCACGGCGGCTGGGGCGCGCGCGCAGGGTTCCGCGGCGGGAGCCAACGGCCACCGAgcggaggacgcggcggcggcaatTGA
- the LOC123046201 gene encoding histone-lysine N-methyltransferase, H3 lysine-9 specific SUVH5 (The sequence of the model RefSeq protein was modified relative to this genomic sequence to represent the inferred CDS: added 74 bases not found in genome assembly) — translation MDCGLGKSSCNIMGDGLANAAGGDCRVTTRSSNREKIDNNARTGAEMECGLGKSSCNIMGDGLANAAGGDCCFEGPDYSGVLRDEHVQNFGTGGSVGAGDGAACIPEGIQSNVGAENCESEGSKKSRVTGNGLKSNISSAADHVLEQPEGKGANTGNGASKESDVAAKGCSSAVPGSNANDPNCRRGRKVISPWRFQIGYKRSFSKAFCSNGGSLETPEYSAQGSSTQCTPGTRSTVRCYASPLSNVRVSAVRDFSSGKGEKETRAAYKKVKTEKDDDNQGMPKNGVALAREKVIRSLRDFRLIYKNLLNKLEDKSREGGADLQAYKIFRDRFLAQCNDERFVGNVPGIHVGDIFYARVELCIIGLHRPHRLGIDHIRKEDGTCIAVSIVAYALLSDVKDNFDALVYSGSRTATMNQKIEGTNLALKKSMDTKTPVRVIHGFTIHAKRNSQRKSILLYGGLYLVEKYWREKESEDRYVYMFRMRRMAGQKHIDIEAIMKSEQAEPYDGVIMKDISQGLERIPISVLNSISDEHPMPYIYMSRLKYPPNYQPAPPAGCACVGGCSDSKLCACVVKNGGEIPFNDKGCIIAAKPLVYECGPSCKCPPTCHNRVGQKGIKFRLQVFKTKSMGWGVKTLNYIPSGSFVCEYIGEVLDDEEAQKRMTDEYLFAIGHNYYDESLWEGLSRSIPSLQNGPGKDEETGFAVDASKMGNFAKFINHSCTPNLYAQNVLYDHDDKSAPHIMFFACEDIPPGQELVYHYNYAIDQVHDENGNIKKKKCLCGSVECDGWLY, via the coding sequence CAGAGTGACCACGAGGAGCTCCAATCGGGAGAAAATAGATAACAATGCTCGCACCGGTGCCGAAATGGAGTGTGGTTTGGGCAAGTCCAGCTGCAATATTATGGGTGATGGGTTGGCCAACGCTGCTGGAGGAGATTGCTGTTTTGAGGGGCCAGACTACAGCGGTGTCCTCAGAGATGAACATGTCCAGAATTTTGGGACTGGCGGCAGCGTTGGTGCTGGTGATGGGGCAGCTTGCATCCCAGAGGGGATTCAGAGTAATGTAGGAGCTGAGAACTGTGAGTCTGAGGGTTCGAAGAAGTCCCGTGTGACCGGGAATGGGTTAAAGAGCAACATTTCTTCTGCTGCAGATCATGTGCTGGAGCAGCCGGAGGGAAAAGGTGCTAACACGGGAAATGGCGCTTCCAAGGAGAGTGATGTAGCAGCCAAAGGGTGCAGCTCTGCAGTTCCTGGAAGCAATGCTAATGACCCAAATTGCCGCAGAGGGCGGAAAGTAATATCGCCATGGAGGTTCCAGATCGGGTACAAGCGGTCATTCTCGAAAGCTTTCTGCTCCAATGGTGGATCACTTGAAACTCCGGAATACAGTGCTCAGGGCAGCTCAACACAGTGCACTCCAGGAACTAGAAGTACTGTGAGGTGCTATGCTAGCCCCCTTTCAAATGTTCGAGTTTCGGCCGTGCGGGATTTCTCCTCAGGGAAAGGTGAGAAGGAAACCCGAGCAGCATATAAAAAGGTGAAAACTGAGAAGGATGATGATAATCAGGGAATGCCAAAAAATGGAGTTGCCCTTGCTAGGGAGAAAGTCATCAGATCCTTGCGGGATTTCCGCTTAATTTACAAGAATCTTTTGAATAAACTTGAAGACAAGTCACGGGAAGGAGGAGCCGATCTACAAGCTTACAAAATCTTCAGGGACAGGTTCCTTGCACAGTGTAACGACGAGAGATTTGTTGGCAATGTGCCTGGAATCCATGTTGGTGATATCTTTTATGCAAGGGTTGAGCTTTGCATTATCGGTCTTCATCGCCCACACCGGTTAGGGATTGATCATATCAGGAAGGAGGATGGTACTTGTATAGCTGTTAGCATCGTGGCATATGCACTTCTTTCTGATGTCAAGGATAATTTTGATGCCTTGGTGTATTCTGGATCAAGGACAGCTACAATGAATCAGAAGATAGAGGGTACCAATCTTGCACTGAAGAAGAGCATGGATACCAAAACACCAGTTCGTGTCATCCATGGTTTCACCATTCATGCTAAGAGGAACAGCCAGCGGAAGAGTATTCTTCTATATGGGGGTTTATATCTAGTTGAGAAATACTGGAGGGAGAAAGAAAGCGAAGATCGTTATGTTTATatgttccgaatgagaagaatgGCAGGTCAGAAACACATTGACATTGAAGCAATTATGAAATCAGAACAGGCTGAGCCATATGATGGTGTTATAATGAAAGATATATCCCAAGGGTTGGAGAGGATCCCGATATCTGTTTTGAACTCTATATCTGATGAGCATCCAATGCCCTATATCTACATGTCTCGCCTGAAATACCCCCCTAACTATCAGCCAGCTCCTCCAGCAGGCTGTGCTTGTGTAGGCGGGTGCTCGGACTCTAAACTGTGTGCCTGTGTAGTGAAAAATGGTGGGGAGATCCCTTTCAATGATAAAGGCTGTATCATAGCAGCAAAACCTCTTGTTTATGAGTGTGGACCTTCTTGCAAGTGTCCTCCTACATGTCATAACAGAGTCGGCCAGAAAGGCATCAAATTTCGGCTGCAAGTCTTCAAGACCAAATCGATGGGTTGGGGTGTGAAAACTCTCAACTATATACCATCTGGAAGCTTCGTCTGTGAATACATTGGGGAAGTGCTGGATGATGAAGAAGCACAGAAAAGGATGACTGATGAGTACCTATTTGCTATAGGGCATAATTATTATGATGAATCCCTTTGGGAGGGCCTATCAAGATCTATACCCTCGCTTCAGAATGGTCCGGGTAAAGATGAAGAAACTGGTTTTGCTGTTGATGCGTCAAAGATGGGGAACTTTGCTAAATTTATTAATCATAGCTGCACCCCCAACCTCTATGCACAAAATGTTCTCTATGATCATGATGACAAGAGTGCTCCTCATATCATGTTCTTTGCCTGCGAAGATATTCCACCTGGTCAAGAGCTAGTATACCACTACAACTATGCCATAGATCAGGTTCATGATGAGAATGGTAACATCAAGAAGAAGAAATGCCTTTGTGGCTCTGTGGAGTGTGATGGCTGGTTGTATTAG